AATGTGTATGCTGTTTTCCACAAATAAGATCTCGTTGTTGTTGTGCTCTAATAGATGCTGAAGAGAAAATTGGATGATGATAATTATATTCTTTCAATATTTTATCTGGATCAATATCTTGCTTCTGATTCAATGTAACGCAAAAAGTATGGTCACTATAAAATTTCTGTAATATATTCATATTGTAGGTAACACTGGCAGGTTTAGAGCGATCTTGACTCAATTGATAATTCCAACTTGCCCAAGCAGTTTCTCTGTCTGGCAATAAACTGACATCAGTATGAAGAATCACAGAGTTCTCGCTGTAAGGCATGTCTGAAAGTAACATTTCTTCATCTACAGTAGCATCACTTAATAGCTTTAGAGCTTGATCTGAATGGCAAGCAATGACCACTTCATCAAATGTTTGTTTATCTTCTTCATTATCAAAATGTAATTGAATTTGGTTGTCATTACGCGTAATTCCAATAATTTGACTATTAAGATGAATTTTATCTTTAAATGGCGCGCAAAGTGGTGCTAAATAGCTTCTTGAACCATTCGGTATTACATACCATTGAGGCCTATCAGCTATGTTTAGGAGTCCATGATTGTGAAAAAACTGAACAAAAAAGCGAAACTCAAAATCTTCCATTTGCTCTAGGGAACTTGACCAAATAGCAGCGCCCATTGGTAAAATATAATGTTCAGCAAAGAAATCACTGAATTTATGCTCCGTTAAAAATTCACCTAGTGTTAATCCAGGCAAATAAACGTCAGCTTCGAAAATACCTTTACACAATTTATTGAATCGTAATATCTCTTTGACCAATAACCAAAATTTAGGGTTAAGTAAGTTTCGTCTTTGTGCAAACAATGTATTTAGATTATGCCCATTATATTCCAAACCAGTGTGGCAATTATGAACTGAAAAACTCATCTCAGTCGCTTTTTTACCAATGCCGATTTCATCGAGTAATGCTAAGTAATTAGGGTATGTTTTATCATTAAAAACAATAAAGCCGGTATCAATTGCGTAAGGTATTCCATCTTTTTCTATATCGACAGTAGCAGTATGCCCTCCAATATAATCATTTTTTTCGAATACGGTAACATTATGTTTTTTAGATAATAAATAAGCAGATGTAAGACCAGAAATGCCTGAACCAATAATTGCGATATTTTTCATGAAAGTTAATCCTTTACGATAATTTTCTGCCAAACAAAATCAGGCAATAATGAGATAGCTTTTAGTAGTAAGGTTAAACGTTTGGGGAAGTGTGCGTATGATCTTCGTTTTTCAATCGCCGTTATAATACGAGAAGCAGCTTCATCACTAGACAGTAAGAATGGCATTGAGAAATCATTTTTGTCTGTAAGAGGTGTTTTGATGAATCCAGGATGGATTAATGTGACATCAATTTCTTCTTTTATTAAATCTAATTTTAAACTTTTTGCTAAATAATCGACACCAGCTTTAGAGGCCCCGTAGGCTTCACTTCTTTGAAAAGGTAACAATGTTGCGCTTGAACTAACAAACACGACTTGTCCGCCCTTTTTTACTTTAGGTAAAAGATATTGCAACAACCACCCTAGTGAAATTAAATTAGTTTGAATAACATCAGCAAATAACTCACCATCAAAATGTTTGGCATCATCGATATACCGGCAGTTACCTGCATTTAAAATTAACACATCTAATGATTCTATAGTTCTTGAGGCTTCTTCAATGGCTTGTTGGTCTGTAATATCAAAGCAACAGGTTTTAAAAGCGACATTACCCATCGAAGAGAGCTGTTGTTGATTTCTTCCACAAGCAATGACTTGTTCTCCCTGTTCGCTATACTGTTCAAACAAAGAATAACCAATACCAGACGTTGCCCCTGTAATTAAAATAGTTTTATTCGACATTATTTAGCCGCCTTACTTTTAACTAAACGGATCACTTTCCCTAAGACAGGTAGTTGCTCATATAGCATAGAGCCTAAATCTAAAAAATCACGATGATAAATCACCTTTCCGTCTTTAGAGCGTAAATGAGAGCTGCCAAACACAGAAACTTCATTACCTTTATTAAGTTTAGGGTGCTGATAAATCATCTCCCAATATATGGCTGCTTGATCTGGTTGAGCAATAACATTACTGATAATAAACTGACAACTATTAAGGTTCTGGTACAAACCTTGAAAGTATTGTTGCAGGTCAGTTAACCCATTTATTTCATGAATAGGATCAATAAAAGTCACTTCCTGATGATAAATTGAGTCTAATAAGTCTAAATTATTAATGTTGAGTTTTTGATATACCGAATTAAACTCATTTAACCAATCAGGTGACTTATCATGTAAAGATTCATTATTCATATTGCCTGCCATATACAGTGAGAAACTAAAAGTGACACTATCAATATAACCATTAACAACGGACTTAATTAATATTTTAGTGTCAAACGCCTATTTATAAAAAGCTAAAGCATTTAATCTGGCTTCTTTGTGATCAACAATCGCAGGCCAATAAATAGATAAGTGTTGTTGCTTAATATATTTATGTGGAAAGTGAATTTGTTTGTCAGGTATTTTACTTAGCTCCGGTATATATTTACGAATAAAAATCCCTTTAGGATCAAATCTTTCGCTCTGTGTAATAGGGTTAAAAATTCTAAAGTAAGGTTGAGCATCACAACCAGTACTTGAAGCCCACTGCCAACCACCATTATTTGAGGCTAAATCACCATCAATTAAATGCTGCATAAAATACTTCTCACCTAAGCGCCAATCTATTAAAAGATGCTTTGTTAAAAAGCTAGCAACGACCATACGTAATCGATTATGCATCCATCCAGTTTGGTTAAGTTGTCTCATCGCAGCATCTACTAGTGGATACCCTGTCTTGCCTTCACACCATGCAGTAAAAAGCTTTTCATCATAAGGCCACATCGCTTGATGATATTTTTCGTTAAAGCATTGATGTTTACATAATCGAGGTTGGTCGAACATTAAATGGCGATAAAATTCACGCCATATAATTTCATTTAACCAACAAAACTCTTCACTATCACTAGAGATTAAAATGTCAGGAAATTTATTTAGTAACGTATTGAAAATATAACCCGGACTTAATACACCCGCAGCGAGATAAGGAGAAAAGCCACTGGTGCCTTTAATCGAAGGAATATCACGTACCGTTTTATAATGAGTGACTTTATCTCGATAAAATTGTGGTATTGCTTTATCCATCACTACATTAACTAAAGGCCATTTACTCGAAAGTGAGTCTGATTGAGTTGTTTTCTTTGACTCATCTGAAGCAGTGGTATTAATTGGTTCTATATTACCCAGATAATTAAAGCCAAATTCGCGAACATAAGTTAACCAAGCTTTCTTAAAAGGTGTAAATACCTTATACATTTTACCTGACTGATTAACTATCTTACCTTTCGGTACAATCACATCAGCTTCAAACAATGTTAAAGGAATACCCTGTTCTAGACAGGTACGATCACGTTGGACTTCGTTATATTCAAGCTCGCTATTTGCTATTACGCTACTTATATCATGTTGTTCACAATATGATTTTAGATAGTCAATTTGCGCAGTGAAATCATCTACTTCGACAATAGATAACTCAATACTTAATGCTGCTAATTCATCGACCAAAGCTTGAGCGTGACGTTTAACAAAATCTATTTTTATAGCAGACCAATCATGATCTATCCATTGAGGTTCTGATATAAAGAATATAGCTTTAGCCGGTTTTTCTGAGGTAGATTGATTGATAAAAAATTGTAAGGCAGGATTATCGTTTGTTCTTAAATCATTACGAAACCAAATTAATTGTGTCATAAGGTTAAAATATTTCCTTTCGCATTTTATTAAACAAACGCGACTCAATGTTAAGTCGCGTTTGCAAATTAAGTATTAATTAACAGTATTAATAAGCATATCTTAGTCTTAACTCATCTGGATAAGGCGATAAGTAAGATTGTCCTTTTAAGTAGTCTTTTGGATACTGCATCAAATAATGATTTATCAAGGTTAACGGTGCAATCAAAGGTAATAACCCTAAACGATATCCATCAATCTGTTCACATAACTCTTTACGTTGTGCCGCGACTAAATGCTTAGAAAAATACCCTTGAATATGGGTTAAAGTATTAACATGGTTTTTACGTGTAGCCGGGATTTTAAGCGCTTCCATTAAACCAGAAATATACTGTGAAGCTTTTTCTGCTAATGGTAAATCAACATCTGCTAACAACTGCCCTAACTTTTTGTAAGCCACTAAGTTGTGACTCATTACTGTATATTTGTAATGACTATGAAAAGTAGTTAGCTTATGTTTTGTTAAACCAGTTTCACTTACATTTTGCCAATGTTTGTAAGCGTAAATACGCGCTACAAAATTTTCACGAATATGCATGTCATTTAGACGTCCATTTTCTTCACATGGTAACAAAGGGTTAGCTTCCATTATTTCTTTAGCAAAAGCGCCTATCCCTTCTGATGTTAAAGAATTACCCTCAGGTGAATAAACCTTAACCCTTTCCATACCACAACTTGGACTTTTAGCACAAAAAACATAACCACTTAAATGTTTAGTCATTGCTGCTACTTTTTTACCATAAGCATGTAAGGCTTCTGTTACATCACCACTTCCATCGGGTCTTGCAACAGTAATTAAGTCATCTTTTTTTATTAAGCGTATAGTTGGACGGGGTATTGGTAAACCTATCGCAACTTCAGGGCAAAAAGATTCGTACTCAACATGTTCACCTAATTCATCTATACAGAATCTAGAAGGTTTATTGCTTGAATCAAATCTGACTTTTTGTCCAATTAAACAAGCACTAATACCAATTTTAATATCTTCTTTTTTTACCGAATAAATCATTATTCGCTCCCTTGAATAAATAAACAGCTGCCGATCAATAGATAAACGTTTAATCGATTAATAAATAAAATTACCAATAGGATTTAATAGTTTATTAATTCCTTGAGTAAAGTGTAGTGCATCATTAGCAACTGTGTAGCATAAGCAGCCTTTTTCAGACATTGGCGTATGAGTGAAAGTGCCATCAAGCATGATGAAATCGCCCTTGTGATATTCACCTTTATGATCTTTAAATGACCCGTCTAATAACACCGTTAACTCAAAACCTTTATGAGTGTGCGCCGGAACGCCACCTCCAGCATTGATGTGAAGCAAATTCGAATGAATTTCATCTTCATTCAACTGTAAACGAGAACGAGACAATTTACCTACATTTGCCGTTTTACCAAAACCTACATTATTTAAAACAGTTGGTAGTACATAAGTTTTGTCTTTAAATGTGATGCTTCTATCAACGGGTTTTGCGATTTCGTCTAACGCTTCAGAGAATGTAATATTACTTATCATTGAGTCAAAAATTGCATCAGCATCTAAGCCATCATCGACAGTTGCTTCTAAATAGCTAAAGTCATCTAAATCATCTAAGCTAATCACATCTTCTTCGAAACTTTGTTCTGCAACCTGTTCTGTCAATTGTACAATTTTTTGTTGGCAAAGTGGGCACATGTCAGCGTGAATTGTAATTGCTATAGATAATGAAGCTGGTAAATCACCATTAACAAATGCTTCAATTAACTCAAATTTAGGATGATGTTTAATCATTATCTTCTCCTAAGTGCACTTTCAATTTAGCTAACGCCAAACGTAATCTAGATTTAATTGTGCCTAGTGGTAAATTAAGATGGTTAGCCAATTGTTCCTGTGACATTTCCATCAGATAAAAGCCTTTTACAACTTCTTGTTGAGTTTCTGGTAACGCTTCAATAACGCGTAATAATTGTTTATTTTCAAGATGATCTTCATAAGGCTGTTCTTCAGACACTGCACTCTCTGCAATTGGCCAAATATCATCACTTAAGTTATCTTCTTTATTGCTTTTAATTTTTCGTAGTATGTCAAAGGTAACGTTACGCATTACGGTATAAACCCATGTTGTGGCTGCACCTTTGTCTGAATCAAACAAATGAGCTTTACGCCATACGTTACTCATCGTCTCTTGAACGACCTCATGAGATTGCGCTTCATTAGGGAATTTACTACGTGCGATACGTTGTATTTTTGGGGCAAAGAACTTAAATAAGTGAGTGAATGCAATTTTACATCTTGCATCTGCAACTTCTTTAAGCCATGCACTAAGTTTAGTGTGGTCTATTTTATCTGTCATGTTGTTAGATTTAGCATGACTAACTCGTGTTGGCAATTCAGTTTGTACAGCTACCATAATTTATTCCCAAATTTGGACTCTGGATACTAATACGCAAACAAAATCTGATTAGATCACTTATGGATAGTTAATTATTAAAATAATTTAATAAAATTACATTTCTTTAGAAATAATTGAATTAACGAGTTTTTTAGCTTCCATATAAGAAGAATTAAAGACAAAGTCATTTTTCACATCAAAAGGAATTGGTAACAACTCTAACCATCTAGATACGACCCAATATGGATTACTTGTTAACTTATTCGGATATAAATTATTTAATAGTGCATTGTTTTCAAATACAGATAATAATGACTCAGATAATAAAATAAGATCTGAAGTTGAATTTTTCTCAGACCAATGGCTTATTTCATTTACATCTGCAAACTGTAAATTATCTATATCTGATTCAGTAATAGACAAATGAACTAGTGATTTACATTTAACATCAATTTCTAAAACACCATCTTCACCGTTATCAAAATTAACTATTTCAACCCAACTACCCCAACGTGATGAATCACCTTGATCTTGTTTGTTAGATGAAATAATAAAACCGCCCAACGTAGAAGATAAACCAACCATTTTTAAATACTTAGCTTCAAAAATCCTTAAGCGCGTAATACCACCTGGTAATAAAAAGATATCTAGTGGGAATATGGGAAGATTAATAGTTTTGTTGGTCATTATGGCCCCTCTTATTTTGTGTTACGTAGAGTGTCAGTTTTATTTTTATATCTGTTCTTGGTATAGCTTCTTTTATATAGAGTCTGTCATATATACTTAGTTGGAGATGCATGTGTATGTATGGTCATCATAGTTATATACCTTGTTATATAGATTGCTATATACATTGTTATATACGTCGCATTGAGTAATAAAGTTCAAATAGCTCGTTCAGACTTTAATTCGATTTCAACTGTTTCATTTTCGGGTATTCTTAAAGCTATTCACTTAAATATTGGATGCACATGTTTTAACAGGCGATTCTTTATCGAAAAACAAAGTAACGTTAGCAACGTTAAATCCAAATTTAGAAATAGAGGTTTTATTCATTACTCTATATTGATCAATTTGATACATCCAATCATCCATACTCACATCATAAGTTGTACCGTCGACGGGAAGTCTTAATGTATAGTTAAATTGAAATGCAAAGCCTTGATGCTTTCCAATAGCGGTGCCAATCACATCTTCTGCATTGCCTTGATAACTTCCATCTTCTTGTTTAACAAGATTCCAATTTCGATAGCTTATTTCACCGTCATTAAAATAAAATTTTTCAGCCAATACACCATTATTGCCATCCCACTTTCCATCAAGTTCAACACAGAACCGTCTTGTCACTTTATTGCTACTATCTTGAATAGTTCCCCAAGCGGTTATAGGGCCATTGAAATATTCTTTAATATCGAAATTAATAGCCTGTGGTTGATAATCAGTTAAGTTTGCTGAACAACTAGATATCAATAAACATGCGGCGACTGTTAAAGGTGTGTAATTATATTTAATCATGACAATTCCCTATGATGTGTCAATGTGATAACAATCTGGATAAATAAATGATTACTTAGATTGGTATCAGTCTGTGTGTTATTGATTGCCTAATAATGTTGTTCTTAATTTAGGCTCACTGGTGTTTTCTGATAACCAGATATCTAAAAATAAAGGCGCAAAATCCGCGTCGTCGATACTACCCGCAAATTGGTTATTAAAATAAAAGGCACTTCTGTTTTGTTCAACAACAAGCGTTAAGTTATCGCCTGATTTCACATCAGGCCAAATTTGCTTAAGTTTAGGAGTGAAAGTACTATAAACATATTCTTTAATACCAAGATGTTGCCACTGCTCTATCGTACGTTGTATTAATTCTTTCGACGAAATACTTCTTAAATAATTAATTTTATAAATTAATGTGCCATTCTTTGATATTTCAGGATACTGCCCAGAAGACGTTGACAATTCACTTTCATATACATCCCAAATGAAAACTGAAAATACCGCTTTACCTATTTGCTTTACAGGTTGTTCTTTCTCAACTTCATCTAATGTATTTCCCCATTGACCTGATGCCACCCTATCATCTGCAAATGCACTGTTTTTAAGAAACACAGTAAAAAGCAGCGCCAGCAGGATGGTTTTTGTCATCAATACTAGTGAACCTTTTAATGAAAATAGGTCCCAATCTATTGGAAGTTTAATAAACTTATGCATGCGCTAACCTTGTATTAGTCATTACTGACTTTAAAAAGAAAAATAAAATGAACAACCCACCCCAAATAGCAGCAAGAATCAAATAAGTCGTCAGTAATGGATTACCGAAACTAACTGCCTCCAATCTTTCTCCTGCGATATAACTTAAAGGAGCGAATATCGCGCCAATTGTTATTTGTAATGCCTTGGATGAACTTAAAAATGTTAAACTGTGGCAAACGGTACAAGCAAAACAAGCCCATAGGATAACTAACCAAAAAGGCATAAATGTAGAACCCGGGAACATGAAAAACGTAAAAAAATGTAATAGCGAATCAATTGAACTACCGATGACCGTTATCAGTAAAACTAATCGAGCTTCATTTTTTATGTCAGATAATTTAATCAGATGAAAAGCGATCATTGAAATAGCAACAGGGATAAAAGCGTTCCCCCAATAAATAAGCCCAAACCACGCTAAATTAAACCCCAGCATATTCGTTAACATTATGTATCTCTCCATGATAGTTATTGGTACAGGTATAAATACGTTCTTAAACCACTTTTAGATCTGTAAATAGAAATGAATATCAATAAATGATTTTATTCCTATCATTGCATTGCTAAAGGTTAGATATCCATATAATAAGCAGGTTAAAACAGTAGAAATACGAGGTTAAGTTCAATCAAACCTTATCTAAGTTGATTTATCATTAGTTAAAACCTTCATGTAGAGTGAATAAAAAATTATTTTTTATAGAATTAAAGCCTACAAACTGTCCCGTATTAAATATATAATGAGCCCTTAATTAATTAATAATCTTTACAGTCACTTATGTTTATTTTAATAAAACATGAGCAAATCATTTTAAGGCCTGCAAAAATGTTTAAAAATATTAATTCACAGAATAGCGAGGCTTTATGTTAGCAAAACGTATTATCCCTTGTTTAGATGTAAAAGATGGGCAAGTTGTAAAAGGTGTACAATTTCGCAACCATGAAATCGTAGGTGATATTGTGCCGCTTGCTAAACGTTATGCTGAAGAAGGCGCAGACGAGTTAGTATTTTACGATATTACTGCCAGTTCAGATGATCGCGTAGTTGATAAAAGTTGGGTGAGTCGTGTAGCTGAAGTTATTGATATTCCATTTTGTGTTGCAGGTGGAATAAAAACCGAAGAAGATGCCAAACGTATTCTTGAGTTTGGTGCCGATAAAGTGTCAATCAACAGCCCTGCTCTGGCTGATCCAAGTTTAATTAATCGCTTAGCAGAAAAATTTGGTACACAATGTATTGTTATTGGTATTGATTCATACTTCGATGAAGAAACGGGTCAACACCAAGTAAAACAATTCACCGGTAATGAAAAAGCGACGGTAACCACTAAATGGAATACCTTTGATTGGATAAAAGAAGTTCAATCGCGCGGTGCTGGTGAAGTTGTTTTGAATGTAATGAACCAAGATGGCGTTCGTTGTGGGTATGATATAGCACAATTAAGCCAAGCTCGTGCAATTTGCAATATTCCATTAATCGCTTCAGGAGGCGCTGGTGAAATGAGCCATTTCGCTGATGTTTTTAATCAAGCTGACGTTGACGGTGCATTAGCTGCAAGTGTATTCCACAAACAAATAATTAATATTGGTGAGTTAAAATCTTACCTTAAAACAGAAAAGGTAGAGATCCGACTATGAATTTAGTAACGACGAGTTTAATGAAACAAGAACAAATACAATCATTAGATTGGGCAAAAGTAGATAATTTAATGCCAGTAGTTGTGCAAAACCGTACTTCAGGGAAAGTGTTAATGCTAGGTTATGTTAATGAAGAGTCATTAGCTGCAACATTAACATCTGGTAAAATGACTTTCTTTAGTCGTACTAAACAGCGTTTATGGTGTAAAGGTGAGCAGTCAGGTCATTTTTTAAATGTTGTTCAAATCACTAGTGATTGCGATAACGATACGTTATTGGCCATTGTTGATCCTATCGGTCCAACTTGTCATTTAGGTCACGAAACTTGCTTCGAGGGCGCACAAGATCCTGCTTTGAGTTTCATTGCAGACCTAGAACAAATAGTTAAAAGCCGTAAAGGTGCGGATCCTAAGAGTAGTTATACTGCAAGTTTATATGCTCGTGGTACTAAACGTATTGCTCAAAAAGTAGGTGAAGAAGGTGTTGAAGTGGCTTTAGCTGCAATGGCAAAAGATATGGATGAGTTAACCAATGAAAGTGCTGATTTAATATATCACTTAACTGTTTTATTACAGAACGAAGGTCTTGCACTTTCAGACGTCGCTGCAAAGCTAAAAGAACGTCATAGTAAGTAAGTTACCTGACTTAATAATCAGTCGACATTAACACTTTAAAGACTGACTATTTGTTCAGTAAAAATAAAAAGCCGCTAGTAGTTTCCTACTTAGCGGCTTTTTTATTGCTCATATTCAAGGCTATCGAGTAATACCGATTACATTAAATATGTTATCTAAATTTTGCGCTGGAAAAACAGTTCAATTCAAGGCGTAAATTGAACCTTTAGAAGATTAAATGCGTTAATCGTCTATCGATGAATTAACTATAAGATGTTAATACTTTAATGGTTACTCTCTTTACGAAATTTACAATGAAGAAATAAGTTATACTAATGGAATTAAATAAGTGATCAAATATTGCGCAGGAAAAATTAACACTAATAAGGCGTGAGTTATAGGAGATAGTTGTTCTCACTTCAAAACTCACAACGCAGTTAGAGATGATTTTAACCAGCAAGAATGATTGGTATTATCTTATGCAGTAAAATAGATCAGTTAATTAGTATGATTGGTATAATTTAATGCTTAGAGAAATTAAAGCTAATAACCTCTCTTTTTATAATCTAACTTCGATTAAAAGTTATAAATCAAATAACACTTATATTGGAATAGATACAAAAAAGGTTACCTATTGGTAACCTTCTATTAACGCACTTCATTACGTAAAAAATAAATAAAAATTTATTTTACTGTAACAGTTTTACGTCTCCATAGACCTAAACCTATTAAAGCAGAAGCAAAAATAATCATCGATGAAGGTGCTGGCACATCAACAACTGAATCTTGAGAGTCATCTGCTGCATCGTAATTAATTGTTCCTGCGAAAAGTGCATCATGAACTTCACCGCCTTGATCAAAATTATTAACTACAACAGAACCTTCAATTGGTGTTGCATTACTTAAATCAGCAAAAGGTGCTAATAAACTACCATTCAATTGTTTAATAAGATCGATATCTGTTGCTTCGAAAAAATTCCAAATAATATTTTCACGGAAAGCATCAGTAACAATATTACCGACACCATTACCATTGAAATTAGCATCATTAATCACTTCACCAGATACATTAATAACAATTGCTGATGGTGATTGACCATTTAAGTCAACATCATATTGTTGAATTGAATTATTACTGAAGAAATCTTCGGCTGTAATATTAAAAACAGCAACATCAGTATCAATATCAGAACCAACTTCAAATGATGCAGGACCAGGCTGTCCATTTGTAGACGTTGTTAAAATAGAGTTAACTGCTAATTCAGATAAATAACCTGAAAAATTAACAAATTCTGATTTAATTAAATCAAAATCATATTCAGACGCATCAGATGTAACTGAGCGAGCATTAACTTGTCCATTATTATTACCTGCAATAACAACACTTTGTCCATTAGCGTTAACTGTTGAACCGGAAACTAAGTCCCCAGCAATAACTAACGCATCACCATTTGTTGGATCATTTTGTTGTAAACGAATGCCATAATTTGAAGTTCCTGATAAATCACCACCTATCAACGTCTTACCTTCAACTTCACTTGTTGATGCAAGATCATTTAAAACAATAAGGTTGTATTCACTTAGTGTTTCAATTGGACCAGCTAAACTGTATTGGGAATAAAGCCCTACTAGCAATGCAGCTATTACATGTGTTTTTTTCATATATATATACCCTTAATTAAAATTTATTTTTTTATCTAATAAGAGATAAGCAATTACTATTCCAGTTTTATAACCTATTGTAATTAAATGAATTTAAATGTAATCAATTAGAGGTAATTTAATTACCGTAAAAAATTTCGACTATATTTCATTGAGTACTCATAAAAGGATAGAAAAACTTTACACCCCATAATAAGAGACAGAAAATAAGAGAGTAAAGTCAGTCGATTTAAAGGCTTTAAAATAATAACTTTACGGCTGACGTCTTAAACTACTGTGATCATTGTGATCAAAACTGTTTCCATAGATTTCTAGCATCATATGTTGAGAATACTGTAGTTTATCTCCAGATAAGGTCATTTTTTGTTTGAAGGTTTTTGTCATTGCTTTGTCCTGTAAAAATGCTGATTGAGTTATTGGCCAACTGTCGCTATCAAAACTAGCATCAACATTAAATACAATAGAATTTTTAATGGTAACTTTACCGCCAGCTAGTACACAAAGCCCACGTGGAATCGTCAGAGAATGTATCACATTATCTGTACCTTGCTCCCAAAGCCAATATCCAGTTTGTTGATGAATAACTTTGTCATTACTTATTCTTTGTACTTTTTGTGTGTAATGAACCGCACTTAATACTTCTTCTTCGGCATTAGATGTTTCACCAGCAGCAGTAAATACGATGGTTTCATAATATTCATTATGTTCAGTACTGCCATCTGCTTCAGGAGAAAGATCTTTTCCTTTGTTTCCCGACCAAGTTCCTATTAGACCAGCCAATGGGCCATAATCAAATGAGTTTAACGCTTGCATTTTAGTTCCTTTAAATTGGGGGGATTTTGTATATTTATAATGACGGTATTATATAAAAATCAATAGCGTTATAGAAGTTATTAGAGCAACCTACTGGATATAAATAGATTTTTATTAAAGATTGGTAGGAAAGATTATAAATATAGTTTAATTCAGGTTTGATTTTTACTAGGTTATTGTCATATCTGATCTGTTTTTATATAAGTTTAATTGTTTGCCACCTCTTCTGTATAAAGCAGTATATTAAAACATTAATGATAGTATCAGCAAGCTGAAGCTCAGTGGTTAACAGAACTTCATCTTGCTTGTGTATTAATTTAATAATGATTTAAAAACATTAGCATATAGTTATATATGAATGGAGTTATATAAAAACTTAAACTGACGTGGTTAAATGTCTGCTTTTCCTACAAATAAAAACAAGCTCGATAGCCGAGATTAAAATCAAGGTATAACCAAGTGTTTCTGTACCTTCTTCAACTATATTTTTTACAATGCGCATATAATTTTCACCCGTAACAGATGTCCAAAAAGATCCTCTACCCATCACTCTTGAAAAAGCAAGGAGTACCACTAAACCGGCTAAAAAAGTACCATAACAAGCTGTTTCAGAATAAGCTTTCAAAGAGGAATAAATCGTTGAAAATTTACCTCGCAAGAAAAAAGCTAAGACAATGCCAATACAAAGAACCAATGTTTCCCAGGCACCA
Above is a genomic segment from Psychromonas sp. L1A2 containing:
- the hisIE gene encoding bifunctional phosphoribosyl-AMP cyclohydrolase/phosphoribosyl-ATP diphosphatase HisIE: MNLVTTSLMKQEQIQSLDWAKVDNLMPVVVQNRTSGKVLMLGYVNEESLAATLTSGKMTFFSRTKQRLWCKGEQSGHFLNVVQITSDCDNDTLLAIVDPIGPTCHLGHETCFEGAQDPALSFIADLEQIVKSRKGADPKSSYTASLYARGTKRIAQKVGEEGVEVALAAMAKDMDELTNESADLIYHLTVLLQNEGLALSDVAAKLKERHSK
- a CDS encoding chalcone isomerase family protein: MHKFIKLPIDWDLFSLKGSLVLMTKTILLALLFTVFLKNSAFADDRVASGQWGNTLDEVEKEQPVKQIGKAVFSVFIWDVYESELSTSSGQYPEISKNGTLIYKINYLRSISSKELIQRTIEQWQHLGIKEYVYSTFTPKLKQIWPDVKSGDNLTLVVEQNRSAFYFNNQFAGSIDDADFAPLFLDIWLSENTSEPKLRTTLLGNQ
- a CDS encoding LON peptidase substrate-binding domain-containing protein — protein: MTNKTINLPIFPLDIFLLPGGITRLRIFEAKYLKMVGLSSTLGGFIISSNKQDQGDSSRWGSWVEIVNFDNGEDGVLEIDVKCKSLVHLSITESDIDNLQFADVNEISHWSEKNSTSDLILLSESLLSVFENNALLNNLYPNKLTSNPYWVVSRWLELLPIPFDVKNDFVFNSSYMEAKKLVNSIISKEM
- a CDS encoding sigma-70 family RNA polymerase sigma factor → MVAVQTELPTRVSHAKSNNMTDKIDHTKLSAWLKEVADARCKIAFTHLFKFFAPKIQRIARSKFPNEAQSHEVVQETMSNVWRKAHLFDSDKGAATTWVYTVMRNVTFDILRKIKSNKEDNLSDDIWPIAESAVSEEQPYEDHLENKQLLRVIEALPETQQEVVKGFYLMEMSQEQLANHLNLPLGTIKSRLRLALAKLKVHLGEDND
- a CDS encoding DUF2878 domain-containing protein; the protein is MLTNMLGFNLAWFGLIYWGNAFIPVAISMIAFHLIKLSDIKNEARLVLLITVIGSSIDSLLHFFTFFMFPGSTFMPFWLVILWACFACTVCHSLTFLSSSKALQITIGAIFAPLSYIAGERLEAVSFGNPLLTTYLILAAIWGGLFILFFFLKSVMTNTRLAHA
- the hisF gene encoding imidazole glycerol phosphate synthase subunit HisF, producing the protein MLAKRIIPCLDVKDGQVVKGVQFRNHEIVGDIVPLAKRYAEEGADELVFYDITASSDDRVVDKSWVSRVAEVIDIPFCVAGGIKTEEDAKRILEFGADKVSINSPALADPSLINRLAEKFGTQCIVIGIDSYFDEETGQHQVKQFTGNEKATVTTKWNTFDWIKEVQSRGAGEVVLNVMNQDGVRCGYDIAQLSQARAICNIPLIASGGAGEMSHFADVFNQADVDGALAASVFHKQIINIGELKSYLKTEKVEIRL
- a CDS encoding DUF3833 domain-containing protein — its product is MIKYNYTPLTVAACLLISSCSANLTDYQPQAINFDIKEYFNGPITAWGTIQDSSNKVTRRFCVELDGKWDGNNGVLAEKFYFNDGEISYRNWNLVKQEDGSYQGNAEDVIGTAIGKHQGFAFQFNYTLRLPVDGTTYDVSMDDWMYQIDQYRVMNKTSISKFGFNVANVTLFFDKESPVKTCASNI